CTCGCATCATTAGCTCCTCTCATTCTAGCAGCAATAATGATGTGTTCGGGTTTGGCTCGCGCCGAACTCGAGCAGTTCGAGCACTCACCGAAGCCCGATGGCTCGCTGAGCTTCTTGGTGGTGGGAGATTGGGGGAAGAAAAGGACTTTACAACCAAACTGAAGTTGCTGTCCAGGTCACAATCTTATTCTTCTATAAGTCCTCTTTGGTGTTTTATCTGTCACTATTCATCTCGAGAGATCTCTACGTGACTACATACGGATGAAATGCATGTGTATATACATGTAGTCATGGGTCTTTGCGTGAAATATTGCCATCAAGGCTATGTATAGTGAAAGGCATGcatgaaattatgaaatttatggaATGAAACATGCATGACATGTTTTCACATGCATGTGAAAAGAACCACGCCACTTGTAAGGCTAGTACCAATCCTAGCCTAAACTCAGCCAATCAGAAGTTTTACTTCCTTGGACTATAATTTATGCTTTCTCGTGCAGTGCAACGCGAACATCTGACcagaaaatcaattattttagcttttctagGAAGTGTTCAAACGTCCAATTACTATTCTCGATGCCACGCAGACTCGATTTCATTATTGTGGCTTTTGATGATTTGGGTCGTGGATATGTTAGCCTCGTCAATCTCTTTACTGATATATTGATTTGCGCTACTGAACGCAAAAAACCAGCATAACCTTAATATTCTCTGTTCTTTAGGGCGAAGGGAACACACTGTACAACGATATGGTTcccatgtttttattttatttgtcagATCTACTCTTGATATTGCATCTTGACAGCTTAATAATGCTTGATTTTTACGACGGATGAAAGTAAAATCGCTATGTACATGTGTACAGTTTTGGAAGTTTGAATTAGCTATGTGTAGCAGATGGGCATCATCGGGGAGATGATGGACATAGATTTCGTAGCCTCCACAGGCGATAACTTCTATGACAATGGACTCACCGGCATCGACGATCCGGCATTCGATGAGTCGTTCTCCAAAATCTACACAGCGTCGAGTTTGCAAAAGCAATGGTACAATGGTAATTACCTAGCACTTTAATAATATGGTAGTTTAGGCGAGGCCGGATCAATTAATTCCTAGCCACACATCGACACTAAATCAATATGACATGGTTAttataatggaaaaaaagaaaacttatctAACACAGTAAGCTTTCAAGAAAGGATATTTGGGCATTGTGAGTTCTCCGGAACATGATGGCAAAACAAGTTAAGGTTGCTTAACGAAAGGGTTGCACCAAATTGgcaaaagagatcaagagtttcCCACAACGGAATACATTACCATGTCAGAATATACAATAGGTGCTTGTCTTAGGGAATCAGCATCCCCATGCTCTTTTCCAGTATGGAAAACTTTGGCTAGAATTAAGGTCAGAATTTGATTCCTAAGAACCTTGTGATGGGCCAAGTACCTCAGCCTACAATACTTGTGACCAGTCTATGGCCAACTTAATCGAACGGTTTTCAATCTACTAAACCTATTCGTGTGTGTGTCGATCACTGATTCGTGTCGATTTCTAtcctttttgaagaaaaaaaaaaaaaaagagacaacgCGGGAAATAAATACTGGGTTATCGGCGCGAGAAATAATGTAGGTTCCTTTTATTGGAGAttaatatgagaaaataattttggttttatGTCCAATTTCAATTAGTGGCAAAGCcatgaaaaaatcataaattttgccCACTGTGACACATATgcgattaattattttttgtgacacctaaaaactcaaacttatATTCATATGACGCAATAttaatcccaaacttttttcttCTAACATCAAAAAACCcatatttaccttaaacttCTTATGACACAAAAAGTCCAAACTATTTTGTGTTTGAGAATAAGTTTAGAATAAACATGTCATGCTATATAATTTTACGATAAATGtgtcaaatttaagatttttgatgtcataaaaaatttgatgtaTATATTATACGATAAatatagtttatgatttttagtgGCTTTTATTCTTTTGGTTAGGACGgcgaaaataaatttatttttgctaCAGCGAGGTTTGACCTGAGATGCTGTCCGAAAGCAATTTTATTCTATATGAAAGCTGTATGGGTTTCTAATAATAGAAAGTCTTTCCTGGTCCTCGCCGCTtcttctctcattctctctctcaaagcaaCAGTACcacacccttctctctctctctctctctctatatcgcTCTGCGTGCAGTTTCTCGCGGTCGAACTGCGAAACGCGGTGCCTTTCCCCTCCGTCGGACACCGCACATGAGCCCCAGCAAGGCCGCCAGCCACAGCGTGTCCGGGACCCTCCATTCGAACGTCAGCAGCCTCACTGCCTTGAAGCGGTTCGAGGTCATGAATAACCAGCTCTATGGTGCCCTCCCGAGTTTCGCCGGGTTGACACAGTTGCAGGTACCGAGTCCGTgggtctcttttctttttcctttttttttttgcctagaTGATTTTTGGGGGAAGGAGCGAGTGATTCTGTGCTTTCTTGGCCCCATTCTTGGAACAGGTGTTGCTTCTACACCACAACAATTTCACCTCCATTCCTGCGGACTTCTTCACTGATTTGTTAGCTCTACAAGTGATTGACCTAGGCTATAACGACTCCGTTGCTTGGGGGATTCCCGCTAGCCTGAAAGATTGCGCCTCCCTTCATAATTTCACTGCGATCCAAGCGAACGTGACTAGGCAAATCCCCAATTTCATGAATGCGCTGAATTTCCCCAGCATGTTCACGCTGAAGTTGTCCTTTAATAACTTGGAAGGCGGGGCAGCCCACGAGCTTCAACGGTCAAAGTCTACGGTCAATGGGTCGAGGTCAATGGGTTGGGCGGATGGGTCGGGTTGAACTGACGGACCCGACTTGTGCCAGCGACCCCACGCGTGCATCGCACGTGCCTAGCACCGAAACGGCACATGTGTCGCACGCGCTGACTACCCCAATTTGTTTCGGCCGCACGTGGCAGCGCGTCCATCAGCCCCTAGCAGTGGTATGATCGGTTAAGGTTGCTTAATGAAAGGGTTGCACCAAATTGgcaaaagagatcaagagtttcCCACAACGGAATACATTACCATGTCAGAATATACAATAGGTGCCTGTCTTAGAGAATCAGCAACCCATGCTCTTTTCTAGGATTGAAAACTTTGGCCAGAATTAAGGTCGGAATTTGATTCCTAAGAACCCTTGATTGGCCAAGTAACTCAGCCTACAATCCTTGTGAACTAGTCTAAGGCCAACTTAATCAAACATTTTTCAATCTACTAAACTTATTTGTGTGTGTGTCGATCACTGATTCGTGTCGATTTCTAtcctttttgaggaaaaaaaagagaccaCGCGGGGAAATAAATACTGGGTTATCGGCGCGAGAAATAATGTAGGTTCCTTTTATTGGAGAttaatatgagaaaataattttggttttatGTCCAATTTCAATTAGGGGTAAAGCcatgaaaaaatcataaattttgccCACTACGACACATATgccattaattattttttgtgacacctaaaaactcaaacttatATTCATATGACGCAATATTAATCCCAAACTTTTTATTTCTAACATCAAAAAACCcatatttaccttaaacttCTTCTTACGACACAAAAAGTCCAAACTATTTTGTGTTTGAGAATAAGTTTAGCATAAACATGTCATGCtatataattttacaataaatgtgtcaaatttaagatttttgatgTCATCAAAAATTTGATGTATATATTATACAATAAatatagtttatgatttttagtgGCTTTTATTCTTTTGGTTAGGATGgcgaaaataaatttatttttgctaCAGTGAGGTTTGACCTGAGATGCTATCCGAAAGCGATTTTATTCGATATGAAAGCCGTACGGGTTAAAGTCTTTCTTGGTCCTCGCCGcttcttctctccttctctctctctctcaaagtaACAGTAccacaccctctctctctctctctctctctctctctctctctctctatctcgctCTGCGTGCAGTTTCCCGCTGTTGAACTGCGAAACGCAGTGCCTTTCCCCTTCGTTGGACAGTGCGCGTGAGCCCCAGCAAGGCCGCCTCTGTCGAGGACACCCGATGATGGGTCTTTGCCGCCGTGACCTCCCCCTCCcagccctcctcctcctccccctgcTGTTGTTCCTGTGCCTCGCTGCCTTTGCTCAGACCCTGCAGAGTGACGTCGACGCAATGCAAGCCCTCAAGAAGAGCCTGACGCCCCCTTCCTCCTTCGACTGGTCCAACGCCGACCCTTGCAAGTGGCCCCAGGTCATGTGCGCCGGCGACCGGGTTGCCGGGATTCAAATAGCTAGTCATGGCATGTCCAGGACCCTCCCTTCGGACGTCAGCAACCTCACTGCTAAGAAGCGGTTCGAGGTCATGAATAACCAGCTCTCTGGCACCCTCCCGAGTTTCGCCGGGTTGACACAATTGCAGGTATCGAGTGTGtgagtctcttttctttttcctttttttttttttttttttgcctagaTGATTTTTGGGGGAAGGAGCGAGTGATTCTGTGCTTTCCTGGCCCCCTTCTTGGAACAGGTGTTGCTTCTGCACCATAACAATTTCACCTCCATTCCTGGGGACTTCTTCACTGATTTGTCGGCTCTACAAGTGATTAACCTGAGCTATAATGACTTCGCTGCTTGGGGGATTCCCGCTAGCCTGAAAGATTGCACCTCCCTTCATAATTTCACTACGACCCAAGCAAACGTGACTGGGAAAATCCCCGATTTCATGAATGCGCTGAATTTCCCCAGCATGTTCACGCCGAAGTTGTCCTTTAATAACCTGGAAGGCGGGCTGCCCGCGAGCTTCAACGG
The nucleotide sequence above comes from Eucalyptus grandis isolate ANBG69807.140 chromosome 2, ASM1654582v1, whole genome shotgun sequence. Encoded proteins:
- the LOC104435441 gene encoding receptor protein kinase TMK1-like → MSPSKAASHSVSGTLHSNVSSLTALKRFEVMNNQLYGALPSFAGLTQLQVLLLHHNNFTSIPADFFTDLLALQVIDLGYNDSVAWGIPASLKDCASLHNFTAIQANVTRQIPNFMNALNFPSMFTLKLSFNNLEGGAAHELQRSKSTVNGSRSMGWADGSG